One window of Cryobacterium arcticum genomic DNA carries:
- the leuC gene encoding 3-isopropylmalate dehydratase large subunit — translation MTTAVITDAAIESSRPRTLAEKVWDKHLVAKGENGTPDLIYIDLHLVHEVTSPQAFDGLRLAGRPVRRPDLTIATEDHNTPTLAIDRPIADLTSRTQIETLRKNCAEFGIRLHSLGDIEQGIVHVVGPQLGLTQPGITVVCGDSHTSTHGAFGAMALGIGTSEVEHVMATQTLPLKPFKTMAITVDGTLRPGVTAKDIILAVIAKIGTGGGQGYVLEYRGSAIRALSMEGRMTICNMSIEAGARAGMVAPDATTYAYLEGRAHAPQGADWDAAVEYWDTLATDEGATFDAEVILDADTLEPFVTWGTNPGQGVSLSDTVPNPAEIDDANERSAAERALEYMDLAAGTAMKDIHVDTVFLGSCTNSRVEDLRAAAEIIKGKTIADGVRMLVVPGSARVRIEAEAEGLDKIFLAFGAEWRFAGCSMCLGMNPDQLAPGERCASTSNRNFEGRQGKGGRTHLVSPLVAAATAIRGTLSSPWDLVQDGTVPAGLVPASL, via the coding sequence ATGACTACTGCAGTGATCACCGACGCGGCGATCGAAAGTTCCCGTCCGCGCACCCTGGCCGAGAAGGTCTGGGACAAGCACCTGGTTGCCAAGGGCGAGAACGGCACGCCCGACCTCATCTACATCGATCTGCACCTCGTGCACGAGGTCACCAGCCCGCAGGCCTTCGACGGTCTCCGGCTGGCCGGGCGCCCGGTGCGCCGGCCCGACCTGACGATCGCGACGGAGGACCACAACACGCCCACACTGGCGATCGACCGGCCCATCGCCGATCTCACCAGCCGCACCCAGATCGAGACGCTCCGCAAGAACTGCGCCGAGTTCGGTATCCGCCTGCACTCGCTGGGCGACATCGAACAGGGCATCGTGCACGTGGTCGGCCCGCAGCTGGGTCTCACCCAGCCCGGCATCACCGTCGTCTGCGGCGACTCGCACACCTCCACCCACGGGGCCTTCGGCGCCATGGCCCTGGGCATCGGCACCAGCGAGGTGGAGCACGTCATGGCCACCCAGACGCTGCCGCTCAAGCCCTTCAAGACCATGGCCATCACGGTCGACGGCACGCTGCGCCCCGGCGTGACGGCCAAAGACATCATCCTCGCCGTCATCGCCAAGATCGGCACCGGCGGCGGCCAGGGTTACGTGCTCGAGTACCGTGGCAGCGCCATCCGCGCTCTCTCCATGGAGGGCCGCATGACCATCTGCAACATGTCGATCGAGGCCGGCGCCCGCGCCGGCATGGTCGCCCCGGATGCCACCACGTACGCCTACCTCGAAGGCCGCGCGCACGCGCCGCAGGGCGCCGACTGGGACGCCGCCGTCGAGTACTGGGACACCCTGGCCACCGACGAGGGCGCGACCTTCGACGCCGAGGTCATCCTCGACGCCGACACCCTCGAGCCCTTCGTGACCTGGGGCACCAACCCCGGCCAGGGCGTGTCGCTCAGCGACACCGTGCCCAACCCCGCCGAGATCGACGACGCCAACGAACGCAGCGCCGCCGAACGCGCCCTCGAGTACATGGATCTGGCAGCGGGAACCGCGATGAAGGACATCCACGTCGACACCGTGTTCCTCGGCTCCTGCACCAACAGCCGGGTCGAAGACCTGCGCGCCGCCGCCGAGATCATCAAGGGCAAGACCATCGCCGACGGCGTGCGGATGCTCGTTGTGCCCGGCTCCGCCCGCGTGCGGATCGAAGCGGAGGCCGAAGGCCTCGACAAGATCTTCCTCGCCTTCGGCGCCGAATGGCGTTTCGCCGGCTGCTCGATGTGCCTGGGCATGAACCCCGACCAGCTCGCCCCGGGGGAGCGCTGCGCGTCCACCAGCAACCGCAACTTCGAGGGCCGGCAGGGCAAGGGCGGACGCACCCACCTGGTCTCCCCGCTCGTCGCGGCGGCCACGGCCATCCGCGGCACCCTGTCCAGCCCGTGGGACCTCGTGCAAGACGGCACGGTCCCCGCCGGCCTCGTCCCGGCAAGCCTGTAG
- a CDS encoding flavodoxin domain-containing protein, with amino-acid sequence MDSFVRHIRKVEPVRVAVVCASHYGATRGIAERIAAELALAGLTVRVYDAAEPPHAEDVAGVDAFVIGSAVYMGHWLRDATTFVRRYQPTLLEHPVWLFSSGPLGTPATDAEATDILADTVPAEIIDFDSTVRPVGHRVFFGAIDPDSLSLAHRTIRRFPGAAEKIPAGDFRDWPQVEAWAREIARSLVKPAA; translated from the coding sequence GTGGACAGCTTCGTCCGCCACATCCGAAAGGTCGAGCCCGTGCGCGTAGCTGTGGTCTGTGCGAGCCATTACGGTGCCACCCGGGGCATCGCCGAGCGGATTGCCGCTGAGCTCGCCCTGGCGGGGCTCACCGTGCGGGTCTACGACGCGGCCGAACCCCCGCATGCCGAGGACGTGGCCGGAGTCGACGCCTTCGTGATCGGCAGCGCCGTGTACATGGGGCACTGGCTCCGGGATGCCACGACGTTCGTGCGCCGCTACCAGCCCACCCTGCTCGAGCACCCGGTCTGGCTGTTCAGCAGCGGCCCGCTGGGCACTCCGGCGACGGATGCCGAGGCCACCGACATCCTGGCCGACACGGTGCCGGCGGAAATCATCGATTTCGACAGCACAGTGCGCCCCGTTGGCCACCGGGTCTTCTTCGGTGCGATCGACCCGGACTCCCTGAGCCTGGCGCACCGCACCATCCGCCGGTTTCCGGGAGCCGCGGAGAAGATCCCGGCCGGGGACTTCCGCGACTGGCCGCAGGTCGAGGCCTGGGCTCGTGAGATCGCCCGCAGCCTGGTCAAGCCTGCCGCGTAG
- a CDS encoding D-alanine--D-alanine ligase family protein, with protein MTDKLTVALLFGGRSSEHSISCATAGGVLAAIDRDRYTVIPVGITRDGAFVLEDDDPEKFALTASALPEVTDNGTRVLWPDSAGNRELSIVDASGRRSLGTVDLVFPILHGPYGEDGTVQGMLELVDLPFVGSGVLASALGMDKHYTKTVLQHASLAVAPWRTITADDWAEAPGMAYAALEELGLPAFVKPARAGSSVGVSRVSSPDQLAEAMAVALAEDDKVLIEVGLVGRELEVAVLQGRPGEPTHASVAGEVVVTGRDFYDFAAKYLDAAGIDLVCPAVLPADDLAEMQRIAVRAFEAIDADGLARVDFFLTEQGWVINEINTMPGFTPISMFPSCWLASGYTYPQLIDELIEVALARSARRRRPEPAAATAE; from the coding sequence ATGACGGACAAACTCACGGTAGCGCTGCTGTTTGGGGGGCGGTCAAGCGAACATTCGATCAGCTGCGCCACAGCGGGCGGGGTGCTGGCCGCAATTGACCGTGACCGCTACACCGTCATCCCGGTGGGCATCACGCGTGACGGTGCCTTCGTGCTCGAAGACGACGACCCGGAGAAATTCGCGCTGACCGCATCGGCCCTGCCCGAGGTGACCGACAATGGCACCCGGGTGCTCTGGCCCGACAGCGCGGGCAACCGGGAACTCAGCATCGTGGACGCCTCGGGGCGCCGCAGCCTCGGAACCGTCGACCTGGTCTTCCCGATCCTGCACGGCCCGTACGGCGAGGACGGCACCGTGCAGGGCATGCTCGAGCTCGTCGACTTGCCGTTCGTCGGCTCCGGCGTGCTCGCCTCGGCTCTGGGCATGGACAAGCACTACACCAAGACCGTGCTCCAGCACGCGTCGCTGGCCGTTGCGCCGTGGCGCACCATCACCGCCGACGACTGGGCCGAAGCGCCCGGTATGGCCTATGCGGCACTCGAGGAACTGGGCCTGCCCGCCTTCGTGAAGCCCGCCAGGGCCGGCTCGAGCGTGGGTGTGAGCCGGGTGTCCAGCCCCGACCAGCTGGCCGAGGCCATGGCCGTTGCGCTGGCCGAAGACGACAAGGTGCTCATCGAGGTGGGCCTGGTGGGCCGCGAACTCGAGGTCGCCGTGCTGCAGGGCCGCCCCGGCGAGCCCACCCACGCGTCCGTCGCCGGAGAGGTCGTGGTCACCGGCCGTGACTTCTACGACTTCGCCGCCAAGTACCTGGATGCCGCCGGTATCGACCTGGTCTGCCCGGCGGTGCTGCCGGCCGACGACCTGGCCGAGATGCAGCGGATCGCCGTGCGGGCCTTCGAAGCCATCGACGCCGACGGCCTCGCCCGGGTGGACTTCTTCCTCACGGAGCAGGGCTGGGTGATCAACGAGATCAACACCATGCCCGGGTTCACACCGATCTCGATGTTCCCCAGCTGCTGGCTGGCCAGCGGCTACACCTACCCGCAGCTGATCGACGAGCTCATCGAGGTGGCCCTGGCCCGGTCGGCCCGTCGTCGGCGCCCCGAGCCGGCCGCCGCAACAGCCGAGTAG
- a CDS encoding DUF3515 family protein — protein sequence MTPPFTPMSPAAHSAAHSAPHPARPLTPGQSAGRPRRIRLRTACAGVVALGAILLTGCSAAVPMQPAADAVNPACADIIVRLPTTVADQPERETNAQATGAWGDPAAVLLTCGVAVPGPTTLPCVSINGIDWIEDDSDKPRYRYTTYGRDPATEVYIDSELVSGSTTLVDLASAIANVPATTQCVGADDVTLPGNTP from the coding sequence ATGACTCCCCCGTTCACGCCCATGTCCCCGGCAGCGCATTCGGCAGCGCATTCGGCACCGCACCCGGCCCGGCCCCTGACGCCCGGCCAGTCCGCCGGCCGCCCCCGGCGCATCCGCCTGCGCACGGCCTGCGCCGGGGTTGTCGCGCTCGGCGCGATCCTGCTCACCGGCTGCTCGGCCGCCGTTCCCATGCAGCCGGCCGCGGATGCCGTGAACCCGGCCTGCGCCGACATCATCGTGCGACTGCCCACCACTGTGGCCGACCAGCCCGAGCGTGAGACCAATGCCCAGGCCACGGGCGCCTGGGGCGACCCGGCGGCTGTGCTGCTCACCTGCGGTGTCGCTGTGCCGGGTCCCACGACGTTGCCCTGCGTGAGCATCAACGGCATCGACTGGATCGAGGACGATTCGGACAAGCCCCGCTACCGGTACACGACCTATGGGCGCGACCCGGCCACGGAGGTCTACATCGACTCCGAGCTGGTGAGCGGCTCGACCACCCTGGTGGATCTCGCCTCCGCCATTGCGAACGTTCCCGCGACCACGCAGTGCGTGGGCGCCGACGACGTGACGCTGCCGGGCAACACTCCCTGA
- the murA gene encoding UDP-N-acetylglucosamine 1-carboxyvinyltransferase translates to MGLIGDKITIRGGRPLVGRIEVKGAKNLVTKAMVAALLGETPSILRDVPNISDVRIVRGLLEAHGVKVTEGDEPGSLQLDPVDVESAHYADIDAHAGSSRIPILFCGPLLHRLGEAFIPELGGCRIGDRPIDYHLEVLRKFGAVVEKQPDGIRMSAPNGLKGTKVELPYPSVGATEQVLLTAVRAEGITELKNAAIEPEIMDLINILQKMGAIITVDTDRVIRIEGVESLQGYQHRALFDRNEAASWAAAALATDGDIFVGGAKQAEMLTFLNVFRKVGGAFDIHDDGIRFYHPGGDLKPVIIETDVHPGFMTDWQQPLVIALTHAHGVSIVHETVYEQRFGFVDALVEMGATIQIHRECLGGHPCRFGQRNFNHSAVIAGPTKLVGADIEVPDLRGGFSHLIAALTAEGTSTVSNVGIISRGYENFITKLRLLGADFDLEG, encoded by the coding sequence GTGGGCCTGATCGGCGACAAGATCACCATCCGCGGCGGCCGCCCCCTGGTGGGCCGCATCGAGGTCAAGGGCGCCAAGAACCTGGTCACCAAGGCCATGGTCGCCGCGCTCCTCGGTGAGACGCCCAGCATCCTGCGCGACGTGCCGAACATCAGCGACGTGCGCATCGTGCGCGGCCTGCTCGAGGCGCACGGCGTCAAGGTCACCGAGGGCGACGAGCCCGGCAGCCTGCAGCTGGACCCGGTGGACGTGGAGAGCGCGCACTACGCCGACATCGACGCCCACGCCGGCTCCTCCCGCATCCCGATCCTCTTCTGCGGCCCGCTGCTGCACCGCCTCGGCGAAGCCTTCATCCCCGAGCTCGGCGGCTGCCGCATCGGCGACCGCCCCATCGACTACCACCTCGAGGTGCTGCGCAAGTTCGGCGCCGTCGTCGAGAAGCAGCCGGACGGCATCCGCATGTCGGCGCCGAACGGCCTCAAGGGCACCAAGGTCGAGCTGCCGTACCCGAGTGTCGGAGCCACCGAGCAGGTTCTGCTGACCGCCGTGCGGGCCGAGGGCATCACCGAGCTCAAGAACGCGGCCATCGAGCCCGAGATCATGGATCTCATCAACATCCTGCAGAAGATGGGCGCCATCATCACGGTCGACACCGACCGGGTCATCCGCATCGAGGGCGTCGAGAGCCTTCAGGGCTACCAGCACCGTGCCCTGTTCGACCGCAACGAGGCCGCCAGCTGGGCCGCGGCCGCGCTGGCCACCGACGGCGACATCTTCGTCGGCGGCGCCAAGCAGGCCGAGATGCTCACCTTCCTCAACGTCTTCCGCAAGGTCGGCGGCGCGTTCGACATCCACGACGACGGCATCCGGTTCTACCACCCGGGCGGCGACCTCAAGCCCGTCATCATCGAGACGGATGTGCACCCCGGGTTCATGACCGACTGGCAGCAGCCGCTCGTGATCGCCCTCACGCACGCCCACGGTGTCTCGATCGTGCACGAGACCGTCTACGAGCAGCGCTTCGGCTTCGTAGACGCGCTCGTGGAAATGGGCGCGACCATCCAGATCCACCGCGAATGCCTCGGCGGACACCCGTGCCGCTTCGGCCAGCGCAACTTCAACCACTCCGCGGTCATCGCCGGCCCCACCAAGCTCGTCGGAGCCGACATCGAGGTCCCGGACCTCCGCGGTGGCTTCAGCCACCTCATCGCGGCCCTGACGGCCGAGGGAACCTCCACCGTGAGCAACGTGGGAATCATCAGCCGTGGATACGAGAACTTCATCACCAAGCTGCGTCTGTTGGGGGCTGACTTCGATCTCGAAGGATAA
- a CDS encoding DMT family transporter, translating to MTAWLLLAGAIASEVAASLSLKGALDQPAWYVLVVAGYACSFALLAAVLRLGFPLGVAYGIWGAVGVAATALLAAVIFGEALTPLMLAGMALIICGVLCVELGSQQAGRRAAARGAQAGHPPVPPEAAP from the coding sequence ATGACGGCCTGGCTGCTCCTGGCTGGAGCGATCGCGAGCGAGGTCGCAGCGTCGCTGTCACTCAAGGGCGCTCTGGACCAGCCGGCCTGGTACGTGCTCGTCGTCGCCGGCTACGCCTGCTCCTTCGCGCTGCTGGCTGCCGTGCTGCGCTTGGGCTTCCCGCTCGGGGTGGCCTACGGCATCTGGGGTGCCGTTGGCGTCGCGGCGACGGCTTTGCTGGCGGCCGTGATCTTCGGCGAAGCGCTCACACCCCTGATGCTGGCCGGGATGGCGCTGATCATCTGCGGCGTCCTGTGCGTGGAACTGGGCTCGCAGCAGGCCGGGCGCCGGGCGGCAGCGAGAGGGGCCCAGGCCGGCCACCCGCCGGTGCCGCCCGAGGCGGCGCCATGA
- a CDS encoding DMT family transporter, protein MGWLFLAGAILTEVTATLSLRAAVHGRRAWYLVVALGYLAAFSLLSLALGAGLPLGVAYGVWAAVGVALTALASKVLFGEPLTWLMAAGMALIMGGVLLVELGAAP, encoded by the coding sequence ATGGGCTGGCTGTTCCTTGCCGGGGCGATCCTCACCGAGGTCACGGCCACCCTCTCGCTGCGCGCCGCCGTGCATGGCCGGCGCGCCTGGTACCTCGTCGTGGCGCTCGGGTACCTCGCGGCGTTCTCCCTGCTCTCGCTGGCCCTGGGCGCGGGTCTGCCCCTCGGCGTCGCATACGGGGTCTGGGCCGCCGTGGGCGTGGCCCTGACGGCCCTGGCCAGCAAGGTGCTCTTCGGTGAGCCGCTCACCTGGCTGATGGCCGCAGGAATGGCCCTCATCATGGGTGGCGTGCTGCTCGTGGAGCTGGGCGCGGCGCCCTAG
- a CDS encoding NAD(P)H-dependent glycerol-3-phosphate dehydrogenase, producing the protein MKPRVQPGTRVAVLGAGSWGTTFAKILTDGGADVVLWARRPELAREITEGRRNSDYLPGINLPVGLRATSRLDLALAGAEHVFVSVPSQSLRENLIQAEPFLAPTATIVSLMKGVERASGLRMSEIIEQVLPIDPARIAAISGPNLALEIAKEQPTAAVVSSSSLETAHAVALLATTKYFRSYVNTDVIGTEFGGVLKNLIAVAIGIVDGVGYGENTKASIITRGLVEMTDFAVAYGAQPETLAGLAGLGDLIATCQSPLSRNNTAGRLLGQGYSYNDVIAQMQQTTEGLASVSPILELARAKGVDMPIVEQVRQVLAGTLKPRDIAPHLTTDSGAPQGERTIDDGQTHGSAAVWGAVKRTFDQLRHSGRGAGRN; encoded by the coding sequence TTGAAGCCTAGAGTCCAGCCAGGAACCCGGGTAGCCGTCCTCGGCGCGGGAAGCTGGGGCACCACCTTTGCCAAGATCCTCACCGACGGCGGCGCCGACGTCGTTCTCTGGGCCCGCCGCCCTGAGCTGGCCCGGGAGATCACCGAGGGCCGTCGCAACAGCGACTACCTGCCGGGCATCAACCTGCCGGTCGGGTTGCGCGCCACGTCCAGGCTCGACCTGGCGCTGGCGGGAGCCGAACACGTCTTCGTCTCGGTGCCGAGCCAGTCCCTGCGTGAGAACCTCATCCAGGCCGAACCGTTCCTGGCGCCCACCGCCACCATCGTGTCGCTCATGAAGGGCGTCGAGCGGGCGTCCGGGCTGCGGATGAGTGAGATCATCGAGCAGGTCCTGCCCATCGACCCGGCCCGCATCGCGGCCATCTCCGGGCCGAACCTGGCCCTGGAGATCGCCAAGGAGCAGCCGACCGCCGCCGTGGTCTCCTCGTCCAGCCTGGAGACCGCACACGCCGTGGCCCTGCTGGCCACCACCAAGTACTTCCGCTCCTACGTCAACACGGATGTCATCGGCACCGAGTTCGGCGGCGTGCTCAAGAACCTCATCGCCGTGGCGATCGGCATCGTCGACGGCGTCGGCTACGGCGAGAACACCAAGGCGTCGATCATCACCCGCGGGCTCGTGGAGATGACCGACTTCGCGGTGGCGTACGGGGCGCAACCCGAGACCCTCGCTGGTCTGGCCGGCCTGGGCGACCTCATCGCCACCTGCCAGTCCCCGCTGTCCCGCAACAACACCGCGGGTCGCCTGCTGGGCCAGGGCTACAGCTACAACGACGTCATCGCCCAGATGCAGCAGACCACGGAAGGGCTCGCCTCGGTCAGCCCGATCCTCGAACTCGCCCGGGCCAAGGGCGTCGACATGCCCATCGTCGAACAGGTGCGCCAGGTGCTGGCCGGTACGCTGAAGCCGCGGGATATTGCGCCGCACCTCACGACGGACTCCGGCGCACCGCAGGGTGAAAGGACCATTGATGACGGACAAACTCACGGTAGCGCTGCTGTTTGGGGGGCGGTCAAGCGAACATTCGATCAGCTGCGCCACAGCGGGCGGGGTGCTGGCCGCAATTGA
- the leuD gene encoding 3-isopropylmalate dehydratase small subunit, with amino-acid sequence MQKFTTVTGVAVPLRRSNVDTDQIIPAVFLKRVTKTGFEDALFYGWRQDPEFILNQEAYQSPRVLVAGADFGTGSSREHAVWALRDFGFDVVLSPRFGDIFRGNSGKQGLLAGQISEADAETLWAVLEADPGIELTVDLVACTASVGDLTVSFEVDEYTRWRLLEGLDDIGLTLRDEARIAEFESHREPWRPRTLPARQVNL; translated from the coding sequence ATGCAGAAATTCACCACCGTCACCGGCGTCGCCGTGCCCCTGCGGCGCTCGAACGTCGACACCGACCAGATCATCCCCGCGGTGTTCCTCAAACGCGTCACCAAGACCGGATTCGAGGACGCCCTGTTCTACGGTTGGCGTCAGGATCCTGAGTTCATTCTCAACCAGGAGGCCTACCAGAGCCCCCGCGTGCTGGTGGCCGGAGCCGATTTCGGCACCGGATCCTCCCGGGAACACGCCGTGTGGGCGCTGCGCGATTTCGGCTTCGACGTGGTGCTCAGCCCCCGGTTCGGCGACATCTTCCGGGGCAACTCGGGCAAGCAGGGCCTGCTCGCCGGCCAGATCAGCGAGGCCGACGCGGAGACCCTCTGGGCCGTTCTCGAGGCCGACCCCGGAATAGAATTGACGGTCGATCTGGTTGCCTGTACTGCCAGTGTCGGTGACCTCACAGTCTCATTCGAGGTCGACGAATACACTAGATGGCGACTGCTGGAAGGCCTCGACGACATCGGCCTGACTTTGCGCGACGAAGCGCGGATCGCAGAATTCGAATCCCACCGGGAGCCTTGGCGCCCCCGCACTCTCCCCGCAAGGCAGGTAAATTTGTGA
- a CDS encoding lysophospholipid acyltransferase family protein, with product MPDANVPESTVPDPASPASPVTGKGRSEKSKPSIFWLLAAIVVPAMNVAARYKITDGHKFPRQGAFVFSPNHYSEIDPIVMGMVSWKLGRLPRFLAKASLFKLPVAGWLLTKSGQIPVQRGGSVRGSEPVKAARRLVERGQMVVVYPEGSLTRDPELWPMRGKSGAVRIALEQGIPIVPAAHWGTQQLMERYSNKLHLFPRKTILVKIGDPLDLAEFRGRNLDTATLNEATAVVMDAITALLEDLRQEKAPVKRWNPSEHDQKETGRFEA from the coding sequence GTGCCAGATGCAAACGTGCCAGAGTCCACCGTGCCCGATCCCGCGTCACCAGCGTCTCCGGTGACCGGCAAGGGACGCTCGGAGAAGAGCAAACCGTCGATCTTCTGGCTGCTCGCCGCCATCGTCGTTCCGGCGATGAACGTGGCGGCCCGCTACAAGATCACCGACGGACACAAGTTCCCCCGGCAGGGCGCGTTCGTCTTCTCGCCCAACCACTACAGCGAGATCGACCCGATCGTCATGGGCATGGTGAGCTGGAAGCTCGGCCGCCTTCCCCGCTTCCTGGCCAAGGCGTCGCTGTTCAAGCTGCCCGTTGCCGGCTGGCTCCTGACGAAGTCGGGCCAGATCCCCGTACAGCGCGGCGGATCCGTGCGCGGCAGCGAACCCGTCAAGGCGGCCAGACGCCTCGTCGAACGCGGCCAGATGGTGGTGGTGTACCCGGAAGGGTCGCTCACCCGTGACCCGGAACTGTGGCCCATGCGCGGCAAGAGCGGCGCCGTGCGCATCGCGCTCGAGCAGGGCATCCCCATCGTCCCCGCAGCGCACTGGGGCACCCAGCAGCTCATGGAGCGCTACTCCAACAAGCTGCACCTGTTCCCGCGCAAGACCATCCTCGTCAAGATCGGCGACCCGCTCGACCTGGCCGAATTCCGCGGCCGCAACCTCGACACGGCAACGCTGAACGAAGCGACCGCCGTGGTGATGGATGCCATCACCGCCCTGCTCGAGGACCTCCGCCAGGAGAAGGCGCCGGTCAAGCGCTGGAACCCGTCCGAGCACGACCAGAAAGAGACCGGCCGCTTTGAAGCCTAG
- the rsmD gene encoding 16S rRNA (guanine(966)-N(2))-methyltransferase RsmD: protein MTRIIAGFAGSLTLTVPAKGTRPTSDQVREALFSALEARDAVRDYRVLDLYAGSGALGLEAASRGARVVTLVENGFAASQTCRKNAQAVQKAAPKNSALRISVSSQAVQSFLAGTPDGFDLVLIDPPYDLPDTELAANLAALVPLLDPDALVVVERSSRSPEPTWGPGLELVRRKDYGDTTLWYADVAVPA, encoded by the coding sequence ATGACGCGAATCATCGCCGGGTTCGCCGGCTCCCTCACCCTCACCGTGCCGGCCAAGGGCACCCGGCCCACCAGCGACCAGGTGCGGGAGGCGCTGTTCTCCGCACTCGAGGCGCGCGACGCCGTGCGCGACTACCGGGTGCTCGATCTGTACGCCGGCTCTGGCGCCCTCGGCCTCGAGGCCGCCAGCCGCGGCGCCCGGGTGGTCACCCTGGTCGAGAACGGTTTCGCGGCCAGCCAGACCTGCCGTAAGAACGCCCAGGCGGTGCAGAAGGCCGCCCCCAAGAACTCCGCGCTGCGCATCTCGGTGTCGAGCCAGGCCGTCCAGTCATTCCTGGCCGGCACGCCGGACGGTTTCGACCTGGTCTTGATCGACCCGCCGTACGACCTCCCCGACACCGAACTGGCGGCCAACCTCGCCGCCCTGGTGCCGCTGCTGGATCCCGATGCCCTCGTCGTGGTGGAACGGTCCTCGCGCTCCCCCGAACCCACCTGGGGCCCCGGTCTCGAACTGGTGCGCCGCAAGGACTACGGCGACACCACCCTCTGGTACGCCGACGTCGCGGTTCCCGCCTGA
- the thiL gene encoding thiamine-phosphate kinase codes for MTNAAAVPSWATEDTLADLSEGEVLARIFPRLPQADTELLGPGDDAAVLSAADGRFVVTCDMMIQGPDFRLAWSTPHDLGWKAAATNLSDVAAMGARPTALVVAIAAPPSTPISVILGIADGLRDGCEALAPGCGVVGGDLSAADALTLSITAFGDLEGRPPVLRSGARPGDVVAHAGRLGDAGIGLGLLFRFGVDEQGVPSREQADLLKDRHGALVAAQLAPVPPINLGPVAAAAGATAMLDVSDGLAIDAGRLARASGVGIDFDSTALGDNRELALGGGEDHGLLATFPPHSSLPEGFRRLGAVTAEAGIVLVDGEPHTQGGWDPYRGWDGQAG; via the coding sequence ATGACGAATGCCGCAGCCGTGCCCTCCTGGGCGACGGAGGACACCCTGGCCGACCTGAGCGAGGGCGAGGTTCTCGCGCGCATCTTCCCCCGGCTGCCGCAGGCGGACACCGAGCTGCTCGGCCCCGGCGACGACGCGGCGGTGCTCAGCGCCGCGGACGGCCGGTTCGTGGTGACCTGCGACATGATGATCCAGGGGCCCGACTTCCGGCTGGCCTGGTCCACCCCGCACGACCTGGGCTGGAAGGCCGCCGCGACGAACCTCTCCGACGTCGCCGCCATGGGGGCCCGCCCGACGGCGCTCGTCGTGGCGATCGCCGCCCCGCCGTCCACGCCCATCTCGGTGATCCTCGGTATCGCCGACGGACTCCGCGACGGCTGTGAGGCTCTCGCGCCGGGCTGCGGAGTCGTCGGAGGCGACCTCTCCGCCGCCGACGCGCTCACCCTCTCGATCACGGCGTTCGGCGACCTCGAGGGCCGCCCGCCCGTGCTGCGCTCGGGGGCCAGGCCGGGCGACGTCGTGGCGCACGCCGGGCGACTCGGCGACGCCGGCATCGGACTTGGACTGCTGTTCCGCTTCGGCGTCGACGAGCAGGGAGTGCCGAGCCGGGAGCAGGCCGACCTGCTCAAGGACCGGCACGGCGCCCTCGTCGCCGCCCAACTGGCTCCGGTTCCCCCGATCAACCTGGGGCCCGTTGCGGCCGCGGCCGGGGCGACCGCGATGCTCGACGTCTCCGACGGCCTGGCGATCGATGCGGGCCGGTTGGCGCGGGCAAGCGGTGTGGGCATCGATTTCGACTCAACCGCACTCGGCGACAACCGGGAGCTGGCGCTGGGCGGCGGCGAGGACCACGGCCTGCTCGCCACCTTCCCGCCGCACAGTTCCCTGCCCGAGGGTTTCCGGCGTCTGGGCGCCGTGACGGCAGAGGCCGGCATCGTGCTCGTCGACGGCGAACCGCACACGCAGGGCGGCTGGGATCCCTACCGGGGATGGGACGGCCAGGCGGGCTAG